Part of the Candidatus Thiothrix putei genome, ACCAATGAACCAACGCCGACTATCCAGAACCACGCATACAAATCAATTGCATCCGTGCCAAATACGCCCTGAAAAGCAGGCATATACGTAAACAACCCCTGTAATACCAATACGGAGACAATCGCGGCTAATAACCACGGATTTTCACGCAAGCTCGCCCATTGCCACCCCGGTTCACTCGCATGGCGCACACTCAACAAGTAGAAAATCTGCCCGATTACCAAGGTATTCAGTGCTGCCGTGCGAGCCGCCTCCAAGGTTTCACCGCGCTGCAATTCCCAGTGGAAAATGGCTAATACACTCACCAACAGCAGCCCCGATACCAACAACAGCCGCCACACCAAGAAGCCGCTGATTAACGATCCCACCGGCTGTGCGATGGGTTGCCCGCGAGCCGCCGGTAATGCCGCTTTCTCAAACGCCAAGGTCAGCGCCAAAATACCCGCTGTCACCAAATTGACCCACAACACCTGTACCGGCATCAGCGGCAACGCCAAGCCAAACCATGACGCCAAAATAATGGCAGCGGCTTGTGCGCCATTGGTCGGCAACATGAATTGCACCATTTTGTAAAAATTCTGAAAGACCTTACGCCCCTCCTGCACTGCCGTCATCAGCATCGGCAATTGGTCACGCATCAGCACGATTTCTGCTGACTGCCGCGCCGCTTCCGTGCCATGAATAGCAGGAGCCACGCCAACATCCGCCTGTTCCAACGCGGGTGTATCGTTTACCCCACCGCCCAGCATTACCACGCGCTCGCCATTTGCTTGCAAAGCCTTGACCAAACGCAATTTTTGTTCAGGGCGTAACCGTGCAAACACATCAACGTGCATCACCGTTTCCCGCAAGGCATCCTCATCCAATGCGTCCAAATCAGCTCCCGTTAACACGGTTTCACCGTCACCGATCCCCACTTGCTTGGCTAATGCGCAAGCAGTCAGCGCGTGATCCCCCGTCAGCATTTTGACGGACAATCCCGCCTGCTGGCAGGCTTGTACCGCTGCCAATGCCGACGCTTGCGGCGGATCGCCGATGCCCACCACCCCCAATAACACCATTCCGTACCCCACATCCTGATGCGTTAGGGTTTGCAACAGTGCATCGGGTTGGCGGCTGGCAATCACCAACGGCTTCATGCCCTCTTCGGCAAGCTTTTTCAGCTTGTCTTCCCAGACATCTTGTTGCAATGGCTCAAGCCCCGTATCGGTTTGCACATGACTGCAACGCGGCAAAATGGCTTCGGGTGCACCTTTCAACGCCACGTACTGAGCTCCCGTTGCATCTTGGCTTAACGTCGCCGCATAGCGGTAAGTTCGATCAAACGGGATACTTGCCAAGCGGGTAAATTGCTGCCGCAATGCGTCAGGCTCCACCCCACATTTATGCGCCATTACCAGCAATGAACCGTCCAAAGGGTCGCCCAGCACTTGCCAGTGTTTATCCAACTGCTGCAACCGTGCGTCACTGGCTAATACAGCCGCCTGCGCAAGCCGTTGCAAATCAGCGCGGTCATCGTGTTCGGGAAACTCAAAATTTTCCCGCAAGAGAGCGCCTTGTGGGGCGTACCCCACCCCCTGCAAGCGCACGCCACCACGCGGGGTAATCACCTTTTGCACGGTTAATTCATGGCGGGTCAGGGTATGGCTTTTATCCGTACACACCACGCTCACCGTTCCCAAGGTTTCCACCGCAGCAAGCTGGCGCACCATCACATCTTGTCGCGCCAAGCGCCTGACACTGATCGCCAACATAATCGCAAACAACGCCGGTAAACCTTCCGGCACAATCGCAACAGCGAAACTCGCCATCGCTTGCAACAACCCCTGCGGGCTATGTCCGCTCACCCCCGGCGTCAACCAGCCAATCAGCAAAATCAAAGCCGCTGCTGCTGCCAATACCAAGGCCACCGCATTCATCAGGCGCTTTAATTCATCGCCTAACGGGGTAGCATACGGCTCATTATTATCCAGCAAGGCATTCAGCATCCCCAATTCGGTACGTGACCCAGTGGCGACCACCACACCCCGCCCTTGTCCTGCCAACACTAACGTCCCTGCATACGCCATATTGCTGCGGTCTGGGAGTGCGGTATCAGCATCCAAGCGGCTAATGCCTTTTAACACCGGGGCGGAATACCCCATTAGGACTGATTCATCCAACTGCAAACCGTCGCTGTGCAGCAAGCGCACATCCGCTGGCACTTGATTCCCGGCTTCTAATAACACCACATCACCCGGCACAAGCTGCTCAGCGGGCAACGCTTGTACTTGCCCATCACGCAATACCGGCGCGGTGGGTGACAATAGGCGCTGCACCGCTTCCAGCGTTTTCGCCGTGCGCCGCTCTTGCAGCAAACCCAACACAATATTGAGTACGACCACTCCCAGAATTACCAAAGTATCCAGCCATAACTGCAACATCAGTGTCAGGGTCGCCGCTAATAACAAAATGTAAATAAAGTGGTGGTGAAATTGGTGCAGCAAGCGGTTGAAGAAGCCAGCGCGTTGCGGTGTGGCAAAGCGATTAAAGCCGTGTTGCCGCAAGCGTAATTTAGCAGATGCGGCGTTTAAACCTTGTTCCTGGGTATCAAGCTGTTGCAAAGCAACCTGCGGTGCAAGGCTATGCCAGGGGATAGAATCGGTTGTGCTTGGGGTGTCGTTGAACATCAGTGTACTCCTTACAAAATAACCCTACACAAGTCCACCAAATTCCTACCTTTTTACTAGGAATTGAATTTACTATAAAATAAGGCAAAAAGTACTTTCAACAAACCTTTTGTTTGTGGTGTTTGCAACGCAGACTTACCCAAGCAAATCCATCAGCGTTTGCAATAACGCGGTGGGTTCAAACGGTTTCGCCACATGTGCATTCATCCCCACCGCTAAACAACGCGCTTTTTCTTCACGCATTGCATTTGCCGTCAGCGCGACAATCGGCATGGCGGCGTAACGGGTATCAGCGCGAATCAAACGGGCTGCTTCGTAGCCATCCATCACTGGCATTTGAATATCCATTAACACCGCGTCATACGCGGGCGGCAGGGTGGCAAAGATTTTGCTCACACCATCCCGACCGTTATCCGCACATTCCACAATCGCGCCGTATTGCGTGAGGATCTCGGAGGCAATCAATTGGTTAATCGGGTTATCTTCCACCACCAAGATGCGTTGATGGTGCAACGGTGTGCCAACCGTTAGTAATGTGGCACTCTCCACATGGGACGGGTTAACCGCAGACGAACGCGCATGTGCCAAAGTGAGCGTCATGCTGAACCGCGAACCCTGACCGGGTTCACTGCTCACCGTAATCTCACCGCCCATTAAATCCAGCAAGCGTTTCACAATGCTCAAACCCAAGCCCGTGCCACCGTAACGGCGCGTGGTCGAATCATCCGCTTGCGAAAATTCCTGAAACAAGCCATTCACCGCCACACTGTCCATGCCGATGCCGCTGTCTTCGATGCAAAAACGCAAGCGACTGCTGCTTGCCCCGCGTTCCAATTCATCAATGTACAGTGCCACATGACCTTGACTGGTAAATTTCACGCCATTGGTGAGCAAATTGTTGAGTATTTGTTCCAAACGCAAGGCATCGCCCAAGAAAAAGCCCTGTTCGCCTTCCAAGTGTGGGCTACGAAGCTCGAATAACAACCCAATGTTTTTTTCCTGTGCTTGCTGACGCTGCAAGGTTAGTGCATTATTTACCACGTCTTCCAAACGGAAAGGGGTCATTTCCAGCGTTAATTTGCCCGCTTCGATCTTGGAAAAGTCGAGGATGTCGTTGATAATGCGTAACAATGATTGAGCCGCGTGCTGTATTTCCATTACGTAATCATGCTGCCGCTGATTCAGCTCGCTTCCCAGAGCCAGGTGGCTCATGCCAATAATCGCATTCATCGGGGTGCGGATTTCGTGGCTCATATTGGCCAGAAACAAGCTTTTGGCCTTGCTGGCTTCTTCCGCTTTCGCCGCCATCGCGAGGGAATGTTCAGTGGCTTGCGCTAACTTGAGGTTGGTTTCCCGCAACGCCACTTCCGAGCGATGCCGTATCACCGCCGCACCGACCGATGCCGCCATTGAGGTGAGAATGGCCTGATCTTCTATTCCCCACTGGTAATCAATGTGGCAGTTATCAAAACCGATAAAGCCCCAGAAACGCCCCTCCACATTCACGGGGACAACCATCAACGACACAATATCTTGCGCTTCGAGAATCATACGTTCCGTCTCAGGAAACGTAGCCACCAAACCCGATACCGCTCGCCCCTCTGAGAGCGTGTCAAACCAGCGCGGAAACAAGCCGTCAAACGACAAGTATTGTAACTCAGGGTTATCAATTTGGATACTAATGCCGTCACGCACGGGTGTGAACAAAAGTGCGGTGTCCTGTAGACTAAGATGGCATCCCCTAAAACCAGAGAAAAAGGACTTTCCCATGTTGACAGTTAGCTCCCGCGACCAAAAACTTTTAGAAGCCTTGAACCGCAACCCCGCATTAAAAGCTCGGATGGAAGGGCTAATCGAGGTGGTTGAAAATGCCGGTGATGACATTATCAAAGCAGCAGACGCCGAACAGCGGGTGATAGAAGAACTGCGCCAAATGGGAAATGATGCGATCACTGCATGGGCAAACAAACGTGTAGAAAAATGCACAGCCCCAGCCTGTGAAGAAGGCATTGGGAAGTATGTAAAGAGTGGAAAAAAAACTGTCATTGGCACACGACCTACGGAAAAATCCACATAAGCGAACCGGTCTACCGGATTCCCGGCAAGCGTGTCCGCCCCTTTAGCCAGAGTGCCGAGGTTGTTTGCCGAGGCTGTTCGCTCCCGCTGCAACGGGCGGTGACGGACTTTGGGGCGGACTGTTCATTTGCTCAAGTGCCTGATAAATTAGAAGAACATTACGGGATACGGCTGGCATCCAGCAGCATCCGACACATCACCGAAGGTCACGCCAAACGCATCCATGAATCCCAAGTGTTGATAAAAGACTATCCAAGCACGTTGG contains:
- a CDS encoding HAD-IC family P-type ATPase; the protein is MFNDTPSTTDSIPWHSLAPQVALQQLDTQEQGLNAASAKLRLRQHGFNRFATPQRAGFFNRLLHQFHHHFIYILLLAATLTLMLQLWLDTLVILGVVVLNIVLGLLQERRTAKTLEAVQRLLSPTAPVLRDGQVQALPAEQLVPGDVVLLEAGNQVPADVRLLHSDGLQLDESVLMGYSAPVLKGISRLDADTALPDRSNMAYAGTLVLAGQGRGVVVATGSRTELGMLNALLDNNEPYATPLGDELKRLMNAVALVLAAAAALILLIGWLTPGVSGHSPQGLLQAMASFAVAIVPEGLPALFAIMLAISVRRLARQDVMVRQLAAVETLGTVSVVCTDKSHTLTRHELTVQKVITPRGGVRLQGVGYAPQGALLRENFEFPEHDDRADLQRLAQAAVLASDARLQQLDKHWQVLGDPLDGSLLVMAHKCGVEPDALRQQFTRLASIPFDRTYRYAATLSQDATGAQYVALKGAPEAILPRCSHVQTDTGLEPLQQDVWEDKLKKLAEEGMKPLVIASRQPDALLQTLTHQDVGYGMVLLGVVGIGDPPQASALAAVQACQQAGLSVKMLTGDHALTACALAKQVGIGDGETVLTGADLDALDEDALRETVMHVDVFARLRPEQKLRLVKALQANGERVVMLGGGVNDTPALEQADVGVAPAIHGTEAARQSAEIVLMRDQLPMLMTAVQEGRKVFQNFYKMVQFMLPTNGAQAAAIILASWFGLALPLMPVQVLWVNLVTAGILALTLAFEKAALPAARGQPIAQPVGSLISGFLVWRLLLVSGLLLVSVLAIFHWELQRGETLEAARTAALNTLVIGQIFYLLSVRHASEPGWQWASLRENPWLLAAIVSVLVLQGLFTYMPAFQGVFGTDAIDLYAWFWIVGVGSLVFVVVEFEKAMQRNVEGWGRAVLIYLLRHFDPRFWREKGLRWTLQFFLIIFLVTQALLMFLWSRDPDTFDVRANARQMVGVSANEPLRPGVITTATLAHIANTLLDKPGGYLSNDVTPPGIVMDNIPNWELGVLTQLRDMSLAMRDDLSRSQSQSAADPDLVRAQLRFNTDGKLWLFPPAESQFNEGAQALEAYLQRLQQGQAQFYARSDNLNNWLNKVQRQMGSLSIALSASVGIRQVKEEGAAMQRDGSVTPVPGIELQPEVLPATDDPNEVIVKTPRLKVDDVFYQARGQTWALLHLLKAIEADFEDILRQKNALVSLRQIINKLEDTQAMIWSPVILNGSGYSFVANHSLVMASQISRANAALIDLGTLLREG
- a CDS encoding ATP-binding protein; the protein is MFTPVRDGISIQIDNPELQYLSFDGLFPRWFDTLSEGRAVSGLVATFPETERMILEAQDIVSLMVVPVNVEGRFWGFIGFDNCHIDYQWGIEDQAILTSMAASVGAAVIRHRSEVALRETNLKLAQATEHSLAMAAKAEEASKAKSLFLANMSHEIRTPMNAIIGMSHLALGSELNQRQHDYVMEIQHAAQSLLRIINDILDFSKIEAGKLTLEMTPFRLEDVVNNALTLQRQQAQEKNIGLLFELRSPHLEGEQGFFLGDALRLEQILNNLLTNGVKFTSQGHVALYIDELERGASSSRLRFCIEDSGIGMDSVAVNGLFQEFSQADDSTTRRYGGTGLGLSIVKRLLDLMGGEITVSSEPGQGSRFSMTLTLAHARSSAVNPSHVESATLLTVGTPLHHQRILVVEDNPINQLIASEILTQYGAIVECADNGRDGVSKIFATLPPAYDAVLMDIQMPVMDGYEAARLIRADTRYAAMPIVALTANAMREEKARCLAVGMNAHVAKPFEPTALLQTLMDLLG